One region of Peribacillus simplex genomic DNA includes:
- a CDS encoding LysE/ArgO family amino acid transporter — translation MGPFFHGLLLALGLILPLGVQNVFIFNQGAIQPTLKKALPATITAAICDTVLILLAILGVSLIVMQYDWLRLTLIIFGVIFLLYMGFQIWSAKANPQSDAQTMQMSTKKQIVFALSVSLLNPHAILDTIGVIGSSSLVYSGMDKVIFTGTCIVVSWCWFHGLCFAGRLLKKVDASGKFLGILNKISAIIIWITALYMVKSIF, via the coding sequence ATGGGACCATTTTTTCATGGATTATTATTGGCATTGGGGCTGATACTTCCATTAGGAGTGCAAAATGTATTTATTTTTAATCAAGGTGCAATCCAACCGACCTTAAAAAAAGCATTGCCTGCAACGATCACAGCTGCCATTTGTGATACAGTGCTCATCCTGTTAGCTATTTTGGGTGTTTCGTTGATTGTCATGCAATATGATTGGTTGCGTCTTACATTAATCATATTCGGAGTCATTTTTTTATTGTATATGGGTTTTCAAATTTGGTCTGCCAAAGCGAACCCACAGTCGGACGCTCAAACTATGCAAATGTCCACCAAAAAACAAATTGTATTTGCCTTATCAGTATCATTACTGAATCCACATGCAATCTTGGATACGATAGGTGTAATCGGTTCGAGCTCACTTGTTTATTCAGGAATGGATAAAGTGATTTTCACGGGAACATGCATCGTTGTGTCATGGTGCTGGTTCCATGGATTATGTTTTGCGGGAAGATTGTTGAAAAAGGTTGATGCATCAGGCAAATTCCTTGGAATATTAAATAAAATCTCTGCAATCATCATTTGGATTACGGCACTCTATATGGTGAAATCGATCTTTTGA
- a CDS encoding PLP-dependent aminotransferase family protein encodes MFIEWRPNRPSSISLHQQIVDWMKQQITQGEWPVATKLPSQRSLADSFGVNRSTIITAMDELIADGLLETRVGSGTFVSNNTWNVLVSSKQPDWKNYVRNGLHEPNLKTIQDINQHETDSAIIRLGTGELSPTLLPIKKIEKSLQSTSFDAHSLGYSEPKGDKRLRQSISVYLETKGINASPGSLMIVSGGLQALQLISVGLLQKGSMVLHESPSYLNSVHPFQSAGMHLVGLSKQGRESIPTQIKRINGRKKASLFYTVPTFNNPTNTTWTKEERLNLLSTCKKEQIPIIEDDVYSDLWFEKRPPLPIKSLDTDGLVLHIGSMSKTLSPGLRIGWIAGPITVIERLADIKMQMDYGSSALSQHLVAEWLESGQYTKHLEWLRHQLIVRRDFTLSLLNQYFKGLAEWQIPQGGFYIWVKICKPIVNQNLFKQAIKENLLLNPGYIYEPNNNTHLRLSYSYATEEQLAYGIQTLSKIIRRLI; translated from the coding sequence ATGTTTATCGAATGGAGGCCAAACCGGCCGTCGAGCATATCACTACACCAACAAATAGTAGATTGGATGAAACAACAAATTACACAAGGGGAATGGCCGGTTGCGACCAAGCTTCCCTCACAACGCTCATTAGCCGATTCTTTTGGCGTAAACCGAAGTACCATCATTACAGCTATGGATGAATTGATTGCGGACGGATTATTAGAAACTAGGGTTGGATCTGGTACATTCGTTTCGAATAACACATGGAATGTGCTCGTCTCTAGCAAACAGCCCGACTGGAAAAACTATGTCCGCAATGGCCTTCATGAACCTAATTTAAAAACGATTCAGGACATTAATCAGCATGAAACGGACTCTGCCATCATCAGATTGGGCACCGGCGAACTTTCTCCAACTCTATTGCCTATTAAAAAAATCGAAAAGTCTTTGCAATCCACTTCTTTTGACGCCCACTCATTAGGTTATTCTGAACCCAAGGGTGATAAGAGGCTACGCCAAAGTATAAGTGTTTATTTAGAAACAAAAGGAATCAACGCTAGCCCAGGCTCCCTCATGATCGTTTCTGGCGGGCTTCAAGCACTCCAGTTGATTTCAGTTGGTTTACTTCAAAAGGGCTCAATGGTTTTACATGAATCCCCTTCCTATTTAAATTCTGTTCATCCCTTTCAATCTGCAGGGATGCACTTAGTAGGTTTATCAAAACAAGGCCGGGAAAGTATTCCGACACAAATAAAGCGCATCAATGGAAGAAAGAAAGCGTCACTGTTTTATACTGTTCCAACGTTTAACAATCCAACCAATACTACATGGACTAAAGAAGAAAGACTAAACCTCTTATCCACATGTAAAAAAGAACAGATTCCGATTATTGAAGATGACGTATATAGTGACTTGTGGTTTGAAAAGAGACCACCGCTACCTATAAAATCCCTTGATACAGATGGCCTTGTATTGCACATTGGCAGTATGTCCAAAACATTGAGCCCCGGATTGCGCATCGGATGGATTGCTGGTCCAATAACTGTGATTGAACGTTTAGCAGATATTAAAATGCAAATGGATTACGGTTCCAGTGCACTGTCTCAACACCTTGTCGCAGAATGGTTAGAAAGTGGTCAATATACAAAACATTTAGAGTGGCTAAGGCATCAGTTGATAGTACGTAGAGATTTTACATTATCTCTTCTCAATCAGTATTTTAAGGGACTTGCAGAATGGCAAATACCTCAAGGCGGATTTTATATATGGGTAAAGATATGTAAACCAATTGTGAATCAAAACCTTTTCAAGCAAGCGATAAAGGAGAATCTTCTCCTTAATCCGGGGTACATATATGAACCAAATAACAATACGCATCTACGGCTTTCATATTCATACGCCACGGAGGAACAATTAGCTTATGGTATCCAAACCCTCTCAAAGATCATTCGGCGGTTGATTTGA